A genomic window from Aquabacterium sp. OR-4 includes:
- a CDS encoding c-type cytochrome: MPRLVLPLLWLAAGAAQAQATGTAPAEPLALRALAATCANCHGTEGRALADSEVPGLAGERAGRLTELLLQFKRGERPATVMHQIAKGYSDAQLEALAAYFSRRPR, encoded by the coding sequence CTGTGGCTGGCCGCCGGGGCCGCCCAGGCCCAGGCCACCGGCACCGCGCCGGCCGAGCCGCTGGCCCTGCGTGCGCTGGCCGCCACCTGCGCCAACTGCCACGGCACCGAGGGCCGCGCGCTGGCCGACAGCGAGGTGCCGGGCCTGGCCGGCGAGCGCGCCGGGCGCCTGACCGAGCTGCTGCTGCAGTTCAAGCGCGGCGAACGCCCGGCCACCGTGATGCACCAGATCGCCAAGGGCTACAGCGACGCGCAGCTCGAGGCCCTGGCCGCCTATTTCTCGCGCCGCCCGCGCTGA
- a CDS encoding NAD(P)/FAD-dependent oxidoreductase: MSLNRRALIGATAALPLAHGLTGCATPALPARSRVVVVGGGYGGATAAKYLRLFSDHQLEVLLVEPNESFISCPLSNLVLSGHRSLAELTVPYTALARSHGVRVVRDTVARIDAQAKTLRLASGPEIGYDKLVLSPGIDLMLDSVEGLRAAQQAGRVLQAWKAGPETQALRRQLEAMPDGGVYALTIPEAPYRCPPGPYERASVIAAYFKAAKPRSKVLVLDANPDVTSKGALFKKLWAEQYAGILEYRPQHKVAGVAADGRSIRFEVQEDVRADVANVLPPMRAGRIAVDSGLANINGRWAGVHYQSFASTAHPDIHVIGDAIQIAPAMPKSGHMANSHAKVAAAAIVAQLGGQEINPAPLLTNTCYSYVDGQRVIHVASVHEYVAAEKTFKTVAGAGGLSTAPSEQEGRYAWNWARTIWADALA, translated from the coding sequence ATGAGCCTGAACCGACGCGCCCTGATCGGCGCCACCGCCGCCCTGCCGCTGGCCCACGGCCTGACCGGCTGCGCCACGCCCGCCCTGCCCGCCCGCAGCCGCGTGGTGGTGGTGGGTGGCGGCTACGGTGGCGCCACCGCCGCCAAGTACCTGCGCCTGTTTTCCGACCACCAGCTCGAGGTGCTGCTGGTCGAGCCCAACGAGTCCTTCATCAGCTGCCCGCTGAGCAATCTGGTGCTGTCGGGCCACCGCAGCCTGGCCGAGCTGACCGTGCCCTACACCGCGCTGGCGCGCAGCCATGGCGTGCGCGTGGTGCGCGACACGGTGGCCCGCATCGACGCCCAGGCCAAGACGCTGCGGCTGGCCTCGGGCCCCGAGATCGGCTATGACAAGCTGGTGCTCTCGCCCGGCATCGACCTGATGCTCGACAGCGTGGAAGGCCTGCGCGCCGCCCAGCAGGCCGGCCGCGTGCTGCAGGCCTGGAAGGCCGGGCCCGAGACCCAGGCGCTGCGCCGCCAGCTCGAGGCCATGCCCGATGGCGGCGTTTATGCGCTGACCATCCCCGAGGCGCCCTACCGCTGCCCGCCGGGGCCGTATGAGCGCGCCAGCGTGATCGCGGCCTACTTCAAGGCCGCCAAGCCGCGCAGCAAGGTGCTGGTGCTGGATGCCAATCCCGATGTCACCAGCAAGGGCGCGCTGTTCAAGAAGCTGTGGGCCGAGCAATACGCCGGCATCCTGGAGTACCGCCCGCAGCACAAGGTGGCCGGTGTGGCCGCCGACGGCCGCAGCATCCGCTTCGAGGTGCAGGAGGACGTGCGCGCCGACGTGGCCAATGTGCTGCCACCCATGCGCGCCGGCCGCATCGCGGTGGACAGCGGCCTGGCCAACATCAACGGCCGCTGGGCCGGCGTGCACTACCAGAGCTTCGCTTCCACCGCCCACCCCGACATCCATGTGATCGGCGACGCGATCCAGATCGCGCCGGCCATGCCCAAGAGCGGCCACATGGCCAACAGCCATGCCAAGGTGGCGGCGGCGGCCATCGTGGCCCAGCTGGGCGGGCAGGAGATCAACCCCGCGCCGCTGCTCACCAACACCTGCTACAGCTATGTGGACGGCCAGCGCGTGATCCACGTGGCCAGCGTGCACGAGTACGTGGCCGCCGAGAAGACCTTCAAGACCGTGGCCGGCGCCGGCGGCCTGTCCACCGCGCCCAGCGAGCAGGAAGGCCGCTACGCCTGGAACTGGGCGCGCACCATCTGGGCCGACGCACTGGCCTGA
- a CDS encoding response regulator, with amino-acid sequence MPTPPAQRCSVLVLADTNHDARGAVDPLRIDRIDTRVCADAESFVAASQTVAADVLVLALRSLNRCRETLDLVYAGERAERRGRQRVLLMVDKDQVREAFELCRAGLADDYVQHWPIALDGYRLRMSVHAWLRSMRRPAGTDAAAAAIEANANASATAATTNNADANPSTTATSGAAAAAEPPALPVDTPPPAAGPAPAAGSASQAHPATQAAAVAEPSAAGPAAAPPSTASAPATAHTRTPQVLLVDDDPFQFKLTRMMLADAGVRLVWRGDARSALHQLGDDPPELVLMDIDMPQLDGIEAVRQLRRLPGMGQVPVIMLTSHSDRARVVQSLQAGASGFVVKPFSKKVLHEVLAKHLRPPGATAAAQATGAAVPAPQPS; translated from the coding sequence ATGCCGACGCCCCCTGCCCAGCGCTGTTCCGTGCTGGTGCTTGCCGACACCAACCACGATGCCCGTGGCGCCGTGGACCCCTTGCGCATCGACCGCATCGACACGCGGGTGTGCGCCGACGCCGAATCCTTCGTCGCCGCCAGCCAGACCGTGGCCGCCGACGTGCTGGTGCTGGCCCTGCGCTCGCTGAACCGCTGCCGCGAGACGCTCGACCTCGTCTACGCCGGCGAGCGCGCCGAGCGGCGCGGCCGCCAGCGCGTGCTGCTGATGGTGGACAAGGACCAGGTGCGCGAGGCCTTCGAGCTGTGCCGCGCCGGCCTGGCCGACGACTATGTGCAGCACTGGCCGATTGCGCTGGACGGCTACCGCCTGCGCATGTCGGTGCACGCCTGGCTGCGATCGATGCGCCGGCCCGCCGGCACCGACGCCGCGGCTGCCGCCATCGAGGCCAACGCCAACGCCTCGGCCACCGCCGCCACCACCAACAACGCCGACGCCAACCCCAGCACCACCGCCACCAGCGGGGCGGCCGCGGCGGCCGAGCCGCCCGCCTTGCCGGTCGACACGCCTCCACCGGCGGCCGGCCCGGCCCCGGCCGCGGGGTCGGCCAGCCAGGCCCACCCGGCCACCCAGGCCGCAGCGGTGGCCGAGCCGAGCGCAGCCGGCCCAGCGGCCGCGCCGCCCAGCACCGCCAGCGCGCCGGCCACCGCCCACACCCGCACGCCGCAGGTGCTGCTGGTCGACGACGACCCCTTCCAGTTCAAGCTCACCCGCATGATGCTGGCCGATGCCGGCGTGCGCCTGGTGTGGCGTGGCGATGCGCGCAGCGCGCTGCACCAGCTGGGCGACGACCCGCCCGAGCTGGTGCTGATGGACATCGACATGCCGCAGCTCGACGGCATCGAGGCCGTGCGCCAGCTGCGCCGGCTGCCCGGCATGGGCCAGGTGCCGGTGATCATGCTCACCAGCCACAGCGACCGGGCGCGCGTGGTGCAAAGCCTGCAGGCCGGCGCCTCGGGCTTCGTCGTCAAGCCCTTCAGCAAGAAGGTGCTGCACGAGGTGCTGGCCAAGCACCTCAGGCCGCCCGGCGCCACCGCCGCAGCGCAGGCGACAGGCGCCGCCGTGCCGGCCCCGCAGCCGAGCTGA
- a CDS encoding Hpt domain-containing protein, producing the protein MLPELTGCDDEMRDEFLSDFRATLGEARSELLAALQAAQAGVLASAAHRVKSSARYMGAMPLGQLCEQLEQAGDRADLAAARGLLAQWQAESLRVEGFIASHLGLA; encoded by the coding sequence GTGCTGCCCGAGCTGACCGGCTGCGACGACGAGATGCGCGACGAGTTCCTGTCCGACTTTCGCGCCACGCTGGGCGAGGCCCGCAGCGAGCTGCTGGCCGCGCTGCAGGCCGCCCAGGCCGGTGTGCTGGCCAGTGCCGCGCACCGCGTCAAGTCATCGGCCCGCTACATGGGCGCCATGCCGCTGGGCCAGTTGTGCGAGCAGCTCGAGCAGGCCGGTGACCGCGCCGACCTGGCCGCCGCGCGCGGCCTGCTGGCGCAGTGGCAGGCCGAATCGCTGCGCGTCGAAGGCTTCATCGCCAGCCACCTCGGCCTGGCCTGA
- a CDS encoding hybrid sensor histidine kinase/response regulator, whose translation MPGSGLIQRRGPARAWRLLRRRWRDERPALLGLWQVCWPFVLAAALILALTAQCFALMSAGRAYVDGESLWSKAQKNALLELHRYSDTCEPRHHAEYRRQLGVPLGDRSARLALEQEPPDLDSARRGFAAGGIHPGDIDGLIFVFRWLRWVAPIEAAVNDWREADRLLGRVEAVAEQLHQAVQRDCADVARHARLSGQLHQLNAELTHRQTQFSQHLGEANRLLWRLALLALVLCTLALGLPGLWLSYRVVRAKVRAIAEAQAANRTQRDFLANMSHELRTPMNGVLGLLGVMQQGPLSAEQREAGELMRHSGQALLGLMEDMLDVARIEHGAITLDERPMDSGLVIEQVCALLEPGAQEARVDLTHHIDPTLPPLLMGDPQRLRQIARHLVGNAVKFSAPTGTTSTSTSISTSTTGTTGTTGTTAARGRVHVRWGPRAGAAGQPGLGLSVADNGIGIPAGLLPTLFDAFVQADRSSTRRHGGAGLGLAIVQALVQAMRGQIQVHSQPGRGSRFEVWLPLQQAPLTEPAPAMAPAPVPTSVPTSVPTSIPAPVPAPSSAPSPAAVPAAAAAAAQAAAPLALRCLLVAQADGPADDLGQLLAHHGAQVQRVATLAEAADWVACHPGQEPRLCLLDDPGGADGPGANPSWLQAHWGPPLAELLATCQAAGALPCVLHLGRGRRRRLRHHPSLPGHALDINGLGSARWLQAVQQVLAAPDAALAEGPAPAPAPDGTAAAAAAAATAAATPAPTPAPASSAPLPPPAAHGPPAATPATRRERILVAEDNPANQKVIAFQLRKLGFAPDIAADGAQALARWHSGAYDLLLTDLHMPVMDGLALSQALRAAGARRAGGGPLPIIALTANAQSGEAERCRAHGMDDFLTKPTSLPMLQATLERWLLATQAHENAACAPVDAP comes from the coding sequence ATGCCCGGCTCCGGCCTGATCCAACGCCGCGGCCCGGCCCGGGCATGGCGCCTGCTGCGCCGGCGCTGGCGCGACGAGCGCCCGGCGCTGCTGGGCCTGTGGCAGGTGTGCTGGCCCTTCGTGCTGGCCGCGGCGCTGATCCTGGCGCTCACCGCCCAGTGTTTTGCGCTGATGTCGGCCGGTCGCGCCTATGTCGACGGCGAAAGCCTGTGGTCCAAGGCGCAGAAGAACGCGCTGCTCGAGCTGCACCGCTACAGCGACACCTGCGAGCCGCGCCACCATGCCGAGTACCGCCGCCAGCTGGGCGTGCCGCTGGGCGACCGCAGCGCCCGCCTGGCGCTCGAGCAGGAGCCGCCTGACCTGGACAGCGCGCGCCGCGGCTTTGCCGCCGGCGGCATCCACCCGGGTGACATCGACGGCCTGATCTTCGTCTTTCGCTGGCTGCGCTGGGTGGCGCCGATCGAGGCCGCGGTGAACGACTGGCGCGAGGCCGACCGCCTGCTGGGCCGCGTGGAGGCGGTGGCCGAGCAACTGCACCAGGCGGTGCAGCGCGACTGCGCCGATGTGGCGCGCCATGCCCGCCTGAGCGGCCAGCTGCACCAGCTCAACGCCGAGCTGACCCATCGCCAGACCCAGTTCAGCCAGCACCTGGGCGAGGCCAACCGCCTGCTGTGGCGGCTGGCGCTGCTGGCGCTGGTGCTGTGCACGCTGGCGCTGGGCCTGCCCGGGCTGTGGTTGTCGTACCGCGTGGTGCGCGCCAAGGTGCGTGCCATTGCCGAGGCGCAGGCCGCCAACCGCACCCAGCGCGACTTCCTGGCCAACATGAGCCACGAGCTGCGCACCCCGATGAACGGCGTGCTGGGTCTGCTGGGCGTGATGCAGCAGGGCCCGCTGAGCGCCGAGCAGCGCGAGGCCGGCGAGCTGATGCGCCACTCGGGCCAGGCCCTGCTGGGGCTGATGGAGGACATGCTCGATGTCGCGCGCATCGAGCACGGCGCCATCACGCTGGACGAGCGGCCGATGGACAGCGGCCTGGTCATCGAGCAGGTCTGCGCCCTGCTCGAGCCCGGCGCGCAGGAGGCCCGCGTGGACCTCACCCACCACATCGACCCCACGCTGCCGCCGCTGCTGATGGGCGACCCGCAGCGCCTGCGCCAGATCGCCCGGCACCTGGTGGGCAATGCGGTGAAGTTCTCGGCCCCCACCGGCACCACCAGCACCAGCACCAGCATCAGCACCAGCACCACCGGCACCACCGGCACCACCGGCACCACCGCCGCCCGCGGCCGGGTGCATGTGCGCTGGGGCCCGCGTGCCGGTGCCGCCGGCCAGCCCGGACTGGGCCTGAGCGTGGCCGACAACGGCATCGGCATCCCCGCGGGCCTGCTGCCCACGCTGTTCGATGCCTTCGTGCAGGCCGACCGCAGCAGCACCCGGCGCCACGGCGGCGCCGGCCTGGGCCTGGCCATCGTGCAGGCCCTGGTGCAGGCCATGCGCGGGCAGATCCAGGTGCACAGCCAGCCAGGCCGGGGCAGCCGCTTCGAGGTCTGGCTGCCGCTGCAGCAGGCGCCGCTGACCGAGCCGGCCCCGGCCATGGCCCCCGCCCCTGTTCCGACGTCCGTTCCGACGTCCGTTCCGACCTCGATTCCGGCCCCTGTTCCGGCCCCTTCTTCGGCCCCCTCCCCGGCCGCTGTTCCAGCCGCTGCGGCGGCCGCTGCCCAGGCCGCTGCGCCGCTGGCCCTGCGCTGCCTGCTGGTGGCCCAGGCCGATGGCCCGGCCGACGACCTGGGCCAGCTCCTGGCCCACCACGGCGCCCAGGTGCAGCGCGTGGCCACGCTGGCCGAAGCCGCGGACTGGGTGGCCTGCCACCCTGGCCAGGAGCCCCGGCTGTGCCTGCTGGACGACCCCGGCGGCGCCGACGGCCCCGGTGCCAACCCCAGCTGGCTGCAGGCCCACTGGGGGCCGCCGCTGGCCGAGCTGCTGGCCACCTGCCAGGCGGCCGGCGCCCTGCCCTGCGTGTTGCATCTGGGCCGTGGCCGCCGCCGGCGCCTGCGCCACCACCCCAGCCTGCCCGGCCATGCGCTCGACATCAACGGCCTGGGCAGCGCCCGCTGGCTGCAGGCGGTGCAGCAGGTGCTGGCCGCGCCCGATGCCGCGCTGGCGGAGGGCCCGGCGCCCGCGCCCGCGCCAGATGGCACAGCAGCCGCAGCCGCAGCCGCAGCCACAGCCGCAGCCACACCGGCACCCACACCGGCACCCGCATCGTCCGCGCCCCTCCCGCCGCCTGCGGCGCATGGCCCGCCGGCCGCCACGCCGGCCACTCGCCGCGAGCGCATCCTGGTGGCCGAGGACAACCCGGCCAACCAGAAGGTCATCGCCTTCCAGCTGCGCAAGCTGGGCTTCGCGCCCGACATCGCTGCCGATGGCGCACAGGCCCTGGCGCGCTGGCACAGCGGGGCCTACGACCTGCTGCTCACCGATCTGCACATGCCGGTGATGGACGGCCTGGCGCTCAGCCAGGCGCTGCGGGCCGCCGGGGCCCGCCGGGCCGGTGGTGGCCCGCTGCCGATCATCGCGCTGACGGCCAACGCGCAAAGCGGCGAGGCCGAGCGCTGCCGCGCACACGGCATGGACGACTTTCTCACCAAGCCCACCAGCCTGCCGATGCTCCAGGCCACGCTCGAGCGCTGGCTGCTCGCCACCCAAGCCCACGAGAACGCGGCCTGCGCGCCCGTTGATGCGCCATGA
- a CDS encoding PAS domain S-box protein has product MNPDPVEQQALATAVQASERDAELAARLAAISQGQCVAEFAPDGSLLAANERFVQMMGWPLDEVLGRHQRSFCLPGIDADPQHQALWQALREGRAQQGEFLRVARDGHQIWLQATYTPIVDRRGQLRKVVEFATDISHGKRASLAADAQLMAIWSSQGVIAFDLQGHVLDANPVFLDTVGYGLFEVLGQDHRLFCTPEHGASAEYQAFWAALREGQPQRGEFMRLDRHGRPMWLQATYTPIPGLDGRPERIVKFATDITADKLRAMEDQGKMAAVLRTQAVIEFDLDGHILDANALFLDAMGYRRDEVLGRHHRLFCLPGFADTEGYRAFWTRLHAGQPQAGEFMRLGAQGKLVWLQATYTPILGADGRPYKIVKFATDISAAVAARQASAQAATGLALRDAALASSGDGMLIVAVEPTGAHAVYANAAAAGLAGCDVQTLLAPDGQRLRERLLDGEGQTAVLRALAEHQVQRTTLRRQAPDGSERWLALTVSPMAGDPAQRIGGTAARSRQAVQLAVLTVDDITDRVAADLRLRDEVARMQTIFALSPDGFVSFDAAGRVISVNPAFEQLTGLDASRLLHADGASFDAALEAVVAERNPRGTAQWLAGIRGIGDPDVRADVLRLAGAGARVVVCSRRRCEAATISQVLHLRDISAEMLADRTQREFMANMSHEIRTPMNGVIGLIGVLQQSGLDAEQQETAELIRNSGVALLGILDDILDFSKIEAGQMSLETLAVNGAQIIEQACGVLDPLALDKAVDLTWFTDPQLPELMLADPLRLRQVVTNLVGNAIKFSARPERRGQVHVRWTAEPGAAGQPGVRLSVRDDGIGIDAQAQQRLFQPFVQADLSTTRRFGGTGLGLTITRAMVDAMGGQITLHSQPGQGSTFAVWLPLRLPDDAGPLAATGYAATGCATPAQPVQPALHGGLQCHLVAAPDSSLRDLAAYLHAAGAHVQLHDHLPAPGPCLDSALYKPPQGTSVASPAANPAANPAASPADSPTLWIIDQPTQNGPAQDAALAALAAWLASQAAPPALLLVGRGRGRRARARAAGAPGLHIDANALGRAAWLQAVAQALGPMAAAPAQGREPDRAPAPPPAAETDAGAAATPARPAPAAQPSRPGSTPATPASRAAAPTRSERILVAEDNPANQKVIAFQLRKLGFAADIVADGQQALERLAQARYDLVLTDLHMPVMDGYQFTSAWRTAETAQPANAPRLPVVALTANAQSGEAEHCRRAGIDDYLTKPTSLERLAAMLQRWLPTPVA; this is encoded by the coding sequence ATGAACCCCGATCCGGTTGAACAACAGGCGCTGGCCACGGCCGTGCAGGCCAGCGAGCGTGATGCCGAGCTGGCCGCCCGGCTGGCCGCCATCTCGCAGGGCCAGTGCGTGGCCGAGTTCGCACCCGACGGCAGCCTGCTGGCGGCCAACGAGCGCTTCGTGCAGATGATGGGCTGGCCGCTCGACGAGGTGCTGGGCCGCCACCAACGCAGCTTCTGCCTGCCCGGCATCGACGCCGATCCGCAGCACCAGGCGCTGTGGCAGGCGCTGCGCGAAGGCCGGGCGCAGCAGGGCGAGTTTCTGCGCGTGGCCCGCGACGGCCACCAGATCTGGCTGCAGGCCACCTACACACCCATCGTCGACCGCCGGGGCCAGCTGCGCAAGGTGGTCGAGTTCGCCACCGACATCAGCCACGGCAAGCGTGCCTCGCTGGCCGCCGATGCCCAGCTGATGGCGATCTGGTCGAGCCAGGGCGTCATCGCCTTCGACCTGCAAGGCCATGTGCTGGACGCCAACCCGGTGTTCCTCGACACCGTGGGCTACGGCCTGTTCGAGGTGCTGGGCCAGGACCACCGCCTGTTCTGCACGCCCGAGCATGGCGCCAGCGCCGAGTACCAGGCCTTCTGGGCCGCGCTGCGCGAGGGCCAGCCGCAGCGCGGCGAGTTCATGCGCCTGGATCGCCACGGCCGGCCGATGTGGCTGCAGGCCACCTACACGCCGATCCCGGGGCTCGACGGCCGGCCCGAGCGCATCGTCAAGTTCGCCACCGACATCACCGCCGACAAGCTGCGGGCGATGGAAGACCAGGGCAAGATGGCCGCGGTGCTGCGCACCCAGGCGGTGATCGAGTTCGACCTGGACGGCCACATCCTCGATGCCAATGCGCTGTTTCTCGACGCCATGGGCTACCGGCGCGACGAGGTGCTGGGCCGCCACCACCGCCTGTTCTGCCTGCCGGGCTTTGCCGACACCGAGGGCTACCGCGCGTTCTGGACCCGGCTGCACGCCGGCCAGCCGCAGGCTGGCGAGTTCATGCGCCTGGGGGCGCAGGGCAAGCTGGTGTGGCTGCAGGCCACCTACACGCCCATCCTCGGCGCCGACGGCCGGCCGTACAAGATCGTCAAGTTCGCCACCGACATCAGCGCTGCGGTGGCCGCGCGCCAGGCCAGTGCCCAGGCCGCCACCGGCCTGGCGCTGCGCGACGCGGCCCTGGCCAGCAGCGGCGACGGCATGCTGATCGTGGCCGTGGAGCCCACCGGCGCGCATGCGGTGTATGCCAACGCGGCCGCCGCCGGTCTGGCCGGCTGCGATGTGCAGACCCTGCTGGCGCCCGACGGCCAGCGGCTGCGCGAGCGCCTGCTCGACGGCGAAGGCCAGACCGCCGTGCTGCGCGCGCTGGCCGAGCACCAGGTGCAGCGCACCACGCTGCGCCGCCAGGCCCCCGATGGCAGCGAGCGCTGGCTGGCGCTGACCGTCAGCCCGATGGCCGGCGACCCCGCCCAGCGCATCGGCGGCACGGCCGCACGCTCGCGCCAGGCGGTGCAGCTGGCGGTCTTGACCGTGGACGACATCACCGACCGCGTGGCGGCCGACCTGCGCCTGCGCGACGAGGTGGCGCGCATGCAGACCATCTTTGCGCTGAGCCCCGACGGCTTTGTCAGCTTCGACGCCGCCGGCCGCGTGATCTCGGTGAACCCGGCCTTCGAGCAGCTCACCGGCCTGGACGCCAGCCGCCTGCTGCACGCCGACGGGGCCAGCTTCGATGCCGCGCTCGAGGCGGTGGTGGCCGAGCGCAATCCGCGCGGCACGGCGCAATGGCTGGCCGGCATCCGCGGCATCGGCGATCCCGATGTGCGGGCCGACGTGCTGCGCCTGGCCGGTGCCGGCGCACGCGTGGTGGTGTGCAGCCGCCGGCGCTGCGAGGCGGCCACCATCTCGCAGGTGCTGCACCTGCGCGACATCAGCGCCGAGATGCTGGCCGACCGCACCCAGCGCGAGTTCATGGCCAACATGAGCCACGAGATCCGCACCCCGATGAACGGCGTGATCGGCCTGATCGGCGTGCTGCAGCAGTCGGGCCTGGACGCCGAACAGCAGGAGACGGCCGAGCTGATCCGCAACTCGGGCGTGGCGCTGCTGGGCATCCTGGACGACATCCTGGATTTCTCGAAGATCGAGGCCGGCCAGATGTCGCTGGAGACCCTGGCGGTCAACGGCGCCCAGATCATCGAGCAGGCCTGCGGCGTGCTGGACCCGCTGGCGCTGGACAAGGCGGTGGACCTCACCTGGTTCACCGATCCGCAGCTGCCCGAACTGATGCTGGCCGACCCGCTGCGCCTGCGCCAGGTGGTGACCAACCTGGTGGGCAATGCAATCAAGTTCTCGGCCCGCCCCGAGCGCCGCGGCCAGGTGCATGTGCGCTGGACCGCCGAGCCCGGCGCCGCCGGCCAGCCCGGCGTGCGCCTGAGCGTGCGCGACGACGGCATCGGCATCGACGCGCAGGCGCAGCAGCGCCTGTTCCAGCCCTTCGTGCAGGCCGACCTGTCGACCACGCGGCGCTTCGGCGGCACCGGCCTGGGCCTGACCATCACCCGCGCCATGGTCGACGCCATGGGCGGCCAGATCACCCTGCACAGCCAGCCCGGCCAGGGCAGCACCTTTGCCGTGTGGCTGCCGCTGCGCCTGCCGGACGATGCCGGCCCGCTCGCCGCCACCGGATACGCCGCCACCGGATGCGCCACCCCGGCGCAGCCTGTGCAGCCCGCCCTGCACGGCGGCCTGCAGTGCCACCTGGTGGCCGCACCCGACAGCAGCCTGCGCGACCTGGCGGCCTACCTGCACGCCGCCGGCGCCCACGTGCAGCTGCACGATCACCTGCCCGCCCCAGGCCCCTGCCTGGACAGCGCGCTGTACAAGCCCCCGCAGGGCACGTCAGTCGCCAGCCCGGCCGCCAACCCAGCCGCCAACCCAGCCGCCAGCCCGGCCGACAGCCCCACGCTGTGGATCATCGACCAGCCCACCCAGAATGGCCCGGCGCAAGACGCCGCCCTGGCCGCCCTGGCCGCCTGGCTGGCCAGCCAGGCCGCGCCGCCGGCCCTGCTGCTGGTGGGCCGTGGCCGCGGCCGCCGGGCCCGCGCACGCGCCGCCGGTGCGCCCGGCCTGCACATCGACGCCAATGCCCTGGGGCGTGCGGCCTGGCTGCAGGCCGTGGCGCAGGCCCTCGGCCCGATGGCTGCAGCCCCGGCCCAGGGCCGGGAGCCCGACCGGGCCCCAGCACCGCCGCCAGCCGCCGAAACAGACGCAGGCGCAGCCGCCACGCCGGCCCGGCCTGCGCCGGCCGCGCAACCGTCCAGGCCCGGCAGCACACCGGCCACGCCCGCCAGCCGCGCGGCGGCCCCCACGCGCAGCGAACGCATCCTGGTGGCTGAGGACAACCCGGCCAACCAGAAGGTCATCGCCTTCCAGCTGCGCAAGCTGGGCTTTGCCGCCGACATCGTGGCCGATGGCCAGCAGGCGCTCGAGCGTCTGGCGCAGGCCCGCTACGACCTGGTGTTGACCGACCTGCACATGCCGGTGATGGACGGCTACCAGTTCACCAGCGCCTGGCGCACCGCCGAAACCGCCCAGCCGGCCAACGCCCCGCGCCTGCCGGTGGTGGCGCTGACCGCCAATGCGCAAAGCGGCGAGGCCGAGCACTGCCGCCGCGCCGGCATCGACGACTACCTCACCAAGCCCACCAGCCTGGAACGCCTGGCCGCCATGCTGCAGCGCTGGCTGCCCACCCCGGTGGCCTGA
- a CDS encoding methyl-accepting chemotaxis protein: MDLSQRTERQASALQETAASMEQLTGTVRQNADNAQQAASLSVDAAGVAQRGGEVVAEVVATMHGIDASSRRIADILGVIDGIAFQTNILALNAAVEAARAGEQGRGFAVVASEVRTLAQRSADAAREIKTLIGDSVTRVAQGTALVDRAGGTMGDVVQAIARVQGIVAAISDASHQQHAGMAQLNSAIAQMDSSTQQNAALVEQSAAAAESLRQQSDRLVGALSHFRCDATAGA, from the coding sequence ATGGACCTGAGCCAGCGCACCGAACGCCAGGCCAGCGCGCTGCAGGAAACCGCCGCGTCGATGGAACAGCTCACCGGCACGGTGCGGCAGAACGCCGACAACGCCCAGCAGGCCGCCAGCCTGTCGGTGGATGCCGCCGGGGTGGCCCAGCGCGGCGGCGAGGTGGTGGCCGAGGTGGTGGCCACCATGCACGGCATCGACGCCAGCAGCCGGCGCATCGCCGACATCCTGGGCGTCATCGACGGCATCGCGTTCCAGACCAACATCCTGGCGCTGAACGCCGCCGTGGAGGCCGCCCGCGCCGGCGAGCAGGGCCGCGGCTTTGCCGTGGTGGCCAGCGAGGTGCGCACGCTGGCCCAGCGCAGCGCCGACGCCGCCCGCGAGATCAAGACGCTGATCGGCGACAGCGTCACACGGGTGGCCCAGGGCACGGCCCTGGTCGACCGCGCCGGCGGCACCATGGGCGATGTGGTGCAGGCCATCGCACGGGTGCAAGGCATCGTGGCGGCGATCAGCGACGCCAGCCACCAGCAGCATGCCGGCATGGCCCAGCTCAACAGCGCGATCGCACAGATGGACTCCAGCACCCAGCAGAACGCCGCGCTGGTGGAGCAAAGCGCCGCCGCCGCCGAAAGCCTGCGCCAGCAGTCGGACCGCCTGGTGGGCGCGCTGTCGCACTTTCGCTGCGACGCCACGGCTGGGGCCTGA